The genomic stretch CGAATGGTTCCCTCTTCTCTGGTGCAAAATAGGGAAATGAGGGAATTCAACGCCAAAAGGAGGACATTGTGGGCCTATGGTCGAACAGTTTGAAGAGACACCGGATGTAGAACCTAAAACAGCGAAGCCCGGACCGGCCGAAGGGGCGCCGTTGAAGCCGGAGGAGTCGCGAGGACGCCGCATCGACGCCCTGAAAGAACTGGGCGAGACGGAGGTCCCTGGCGCCAAAAGCAACATCCACTGCCTGACCATCGTCGGCCAGGTGGAAGGACACATGATCCTGCCGCCGCAGAATAAGACGACCAAATACGAGCACATCCTGCCCCAACTGGTCGCGCTGGAGCAGAGCAAGGACATTGAGGGCGTGTTGTTGATCCTGAATACTGTCGGCGGCGACGTAGAGGCTGGCCTGGCCATCGCCGAGATGGTCGCCAGCTTGTCGAAGCCCTCTGTCTCCATCGTCTTGGGCGGCGGTCACTCTATCGGCGTGCCTATCGCCGTATCGGCCGATTACTCGATGATCGCCTCCACAGCCACCATGACCATCCACCCGATCCGCTTGACAGGCCTTGTCATCGGTGTCCCTGCCACCTTTGAATACCTGGAAAAAATGCAGGACCGCGTCGTCGCCTTTGTGACGCGCAACTCCCGCATCACACCGGAGAAATTTAAGGAACTGATGTTCAAAACAGGCGAACTGACCCGGGATATCGGAACGGTCGTCGTCGGCAAGGAGGCTGTCGAATATGGTCTCATCGACGCCGTCGGCGGGATCAGCGAAGCGGTGAAAAAATTGAATGAGTTGATCGAAGAGCGCCGAAACAACAAGGGGTTGTTGCAATGATCCTCTATACGCCAGTTCCAATGGAAACCATCTTTCAGGGGACAACGCCCGATGTACCCGCCATGTCGATCGTGTCTTTCAAGGGCAGGACTGTGATGGCTTACAACCGGGGAGACGGACGCTACGAATTGACACGCTTGTTGACCACCGAGCCAAAGGACTACCTCGATCCTGAACTGCAACCGGGAAGGGAGATCTTTCCCGATTAACCTCCCTAAAAGCCACCCCGTTGGGATGGCTTTCCTTTTGCGCCTGTCAGAAACGGCGGCTCCCGGTGACAACACGACTTACATGCAGGGTGATCTAATGGCAAACATGTTTCATCAACTGAAAGAAGATCTCAAGTATGAAATGGCCGGGCTGGGGGTATTGGCTGTCGCTGTCTTCGCCATTGTCAGCCTTTTCACCGTCGGCGCCAATCCCCTGGTCCTGCCTTCTGCGGGCGCCGGCGCAGTAGGCCAGTTCTTTTACAACAGCCTGAGCATAGCGGCGGGGCAGGGGAAGATCCTCTTTCCGATCTTTCTTGCCTACATAGGCGTCAAGCTCATGACCCAACGGGCGCAATTTGCCATCGGGCGAAAGCTCGCCGGTTTCACCGCCTCCTATATGATCCTGCTCACTTTCCTGCACCTGATGCTACCGATCGGGGGATCGGATTGGCAAGCGGGCATGGAAGGAAAGGGCGGCGGCGTCCTTGGGGCTTCTGTCGCCATCCTCTTAAAAACGCTCTTCGGAACGATCGGAACATATGTGGTCCTCATCGCCTTGATTCTGGCTGCTGTCCTCTTCGCCTTCGAGGTGTCTCTCGTTCAGTTGGTGGGGTTGCTCTTCGCCGGTTTGGTCGGCTGGTATGGCCGCGCCCGTGGCGCTCTGGGCAAGTTCCTCTTTACCGTTGTCGAGGAAGAGGAGCTTGTGCCGAAAAAGGCCGTCGAGAAAAAAGGGCGCCGCAAAAAGACGGAGGGGCCTTCCCCGGCAAAGGGGTCACAGGACATCCCGCTCGTCATCTTTGACCATGAAAAAGATAGGCCGGAGTGGTTGAAACAGATCGAAAAACCTATCGATAAGGCGGCAACGGAGTCGGCTGTGCCGAATGGGTCTGCGATCATCAGGCCGGCAACGCCGGAAAATCCAGAACTGGAAAACAGAGGCGCCCTATTGGATGATAGGGCCCCCTTGATCATCCAGCACTTTGATGATGACGAACCTCCGAAAGAGCCTTCCATCGACGATACGCTCGTGGAAGCCAAGCGCCATCGCGAGACGACGATGCCAGGCTTGGCGGAAACCGCCGCCGGTGATCTCGCCGATAGAGAGCTGTCCGCCGGCGTGTCTTGGACAGGTTCGGAAGGGAATGCAACTGAGAATGTCACCGCCGAGTTGCTCGACGAGAACCGGGAAAGCGGAGTCCCAGGAGGAACGAAAGCTAAGGCTGGGACAAGCGCCGCTTCTTCCGGCCTTCCCGAATACACCTTGCCCCCGCTCAGCCTCTTACACCGTTCACTCCGTGTGAAAAGCCCCCGTCTGGACCATGACATCACGGAAAACGTGCGCATCCTCGAAGAGACGTTGAACAATTTCGGCGTCCGCGTCAAAGTCACCCAGGTCAACCGCGGCCCGGCCATTACCCGTTACGAGGTCCAGCCGGCGCCTGGCGTCAAGGTCTCCAAGATCACCAACCTGGCTGACGACATCGCCTTGTCGCTGGCCGCCGGTGCCGTCCGAATCGAGGCGCCCATTCCCGGAAAAGCCGCTGTCGGCATCGAGGTACCGAACAAGGAGGTGACGGCCGTCACCTTCCGCGAAGTCTTGGAGACGAACGAGTTCCAACAGGCGGCGTCAAAGTTGACTATCGCCTTGGGGAAAGATATCGCTGGCGCACCTGTCGTAACAGAACTGAACCGCATGCCCCACCTGCTCATCGCCGGGGCAACCGGCGCCGGCAAGAGCGTTTGTATGAACGCGTTGATCAGCAGCATCCTCTTCAAGGCCAAACCGAACGAAGTGAAGTTTCTCATGATCGACCCGAAGATGGTCGAACTGACCCAATACAATGGCATCCCCCATATGATCGCCCCGGTGGTGACGGACGCCAAGAAGGCGGCGACGGCTCTCAAGTGGATCGTCAACGAGATGGAAAATCGGTACGAGCTCTTTGCCGCTTCGGGGGTCAAGGATATCACCCGCTACAACCAGTTCAAGGCGATCGACAACCCTGACGGACCGCAGCCGGCGCTGCCCTATGTGGTAGTGCTCATCGACGAGTTGGCCGACCTGATGATGGTCGCCGCCGTCGACGTGGAAGACGCCATCTGCCGCCTTGCCCAGATGGCCCGGGCGGCGGGCATCCACTTGGTTATCGCCACTCAGCGGCCTTCAGTGGACGTCATCACCGGGATCATCAAGGCTAACGTGCCTTCGCGGATCGCCTTCGCCGTCTCCTCCCAGATTGACTCGCGGACGATCCTTGATCAGGCGGGTGCGGAAAAACTGCTCGGTCGGGGGGACATGCTCTTTTCGCCTGTCGGTTCCAACAAACCCCTGCGGGTGCAGGGTTGCTATGTCTCGGACAAAGAAGTGGAAACAGTTGTCGAATTCCTTAAAACCCAGGGGCTGCCCGAATATCAGGAAGGGGTCATCAAGGCCCAGGAACAGGCGGAAGCGCCGGAAGAGGATGACGACGAACTCTTCGTCGACGCCGTACGCGTCCTCCTGGACAGCGGACAGGCCTCCATTTCCATGCTACAGCGTCGGCTGCGGGTCGGTTACGCCCGGGCGGCGCGGCTTATCGACATCATGGAGCAGCGGGGCATCGTCGGCGGCTACGAAGGCAGCAAGCCCAGGGAGATCCTGATCAGCAAGGTTCAATTTGAAGCCAAGTACGGTTCGGCGAAAAATACAGGGAGTTAAGAAGGGGAAGGGCGAAGGTGTTGACGGGAAAAAAAAACAGTTGGCTTCGGAGGAGCCCGCCGTTCCTCTTTTGCCTATTCATCCTGTTTTCGCTGCTGCTCTCCGGATGCCGGGGAACGATAACAGGAGATACAGCCAGAAATCAGGACAATGAGAGCAGCATCACCGCTGTCAGCTATGTGCCGCCGCTAGTCGGTGCCATTTTAGCCCCGACTGATTCGCCGGCGGCTGCCGGAAACGGCCAGGTGACGGCGGCGCTGCGCTCCTTGAAAGAACAATACGGCGTTCGCGTACGGGCGATCTCGCCAACCGATTTTCTCACCCCTGAGGAGGCGCTAGGCTACTTCGGCGTCAACGAGGCCCGGGCCGTCGTTATCGCCGATCCGGCCTTCGCCGGCTTCGTTCCCGCCGCACAGGAGAAGTTTCAGAAGACAACATTCATCTACCTGGGATTGCCGGAGGAGCGCACCCTGGAAACAAGATTGGCTGGTGCCTATCTGGCCGGCGCCCTGGCGGGGGCGATGCTGCCTGGCGGGAGCGTTACCGTCGATATTCCGCCTGGTGAGACAGAGGCCGCCGCCTTTGAGCGGGTCATTCGGGCCGGTCTGGCTGAAACCGGGAAGAGGGACCCCTTATTGACGTTGACGACGTCCATAGGCGGGGGAACGGTTCCGGGAGCTGCCGCCGGGGCTGGGAGCGAGTCGGCTGCGGCAACGGCGGATCTGCGGATCATCCTGCGCGCCGCCGACATGCCGCCGCTTCCGCCGGGAACCGGGCGGATCGGTAACGTTATCGTGCTCCTCCAGCCGAACGAAGCGCCGCCGCCGGGGGTATGGTCGATCCAGGGCGGTGTCAACAGCAATGATCTGTATCCCCGTTTAGAGGCGATACTCAAAGGAAAAGAAGGACAGCCGAGTCTTCTGTCGGTCCAGTGGAATATCTTTATGAAGACAGTCAGGGCAACAGAAGAACCCCAACCATTGCCGGAGGAGATCCGGTCAAAACTCGAACCGGTACTGCAGAAGTTGGCGCAAGGGGAAGTACATTTCAACGGATGACCGTTCGAAATGTTTGATTATCAATGATTTTGCTTTGAACTTTTTGACAGAAGTAGACTCTGATGATATACTAACATGAGAATGTCGTAAAATTCACCTTCGGGAGATTTTCCGACTTTTTTTCTTGAAGGGAAGTCAGTGCGCTCGAATGAGAGGCAACATGGAAATACCGATCACCATTGACAAAGCACTGTCCGGTCAATTCGGTCCACTGATTGATGTGCGATCAGAAGGTGAATATACGGAAGCAACCATCCCCGGCGCGGTCAACATCCCTCTCCTGTCTAATGAGGAACGGGCGCGCGTGGGAACCATCTATAAGCAAAGGGGACCGGCAGAAGCCCGAAAAGTCGGCCTCGAGATCATCAGTCCGAAACTCCCAGAGCTGTACCGCAACGCGCAGGCAGTCGCAGGCAATGGGCCTGCCGTCCTCTTCTGCTGGCGTGGCGGGATGCGCAGCAAAACAGCAGCGACGGTCCTCAATCTGATGGGGATGGAGACGTACCGCATCGAAGGCGGTTATAAAGCCTTCCGCCGTTATGTTAACGAATATTTGGAGCGGCGCATCGGCCTTTGGCCCTTTCTCCTGCTCCATGGCAACACCGGCGTGGGCAAGACGGAGATCCTGTCCGCCCTCGCAAAAGGGGGCGCTGGCACTATTGACCTAGAGGCTATCGCGGAGAACCGAGGCAGCGTCTTCGGTCATATCGGCTATTCGTCGATCCCAAGCCAGCAAACCTTTGAAGGTCGCCTAGTCATGGCGCTCAACGCTTGCCAGGACAAGCCCAGCATCTTCATGGAATGTGAAAGCCGCCGCATCGGCCGCGTCATCCTGCCGCAGAACTTTTTCCGTCGCATGCAGGAAGGGGAACGGATTCTCCTCTATGCGCCGATGGCCGTACGGATCCAGCGGCTAGTCGATGTTTATGCCAGCCAAGCGGACAGAGGAAAACTGCTGGAGGCGATGGGCCGGTTGGAACAGCGCCTCGGTAAGGCCTGGGTCAAACAGTTGACTTTATGGATCGAACAGGAGGATTATGCCGCTGTTGCGGAAGTGCTTTTGCGGGAATATTATGATCCGTTATACGGATATCCCAACGGGCCGAGCCGCCACTACCCTTTCGCCGTCGATGCATCTTCGGTTACAGAAGCGGTGAATCTGCTCATGCTATACAATGAAGCACGCTTTCAGAAAGGAGGTCACGTCGATGGAAAGCCTCGGGCTTGTGCTCCGGCAAGCCAGGGAACAGAAGCAACTCTCTTTGCGCCAGGTGGAAGCGGAAACGAACATCCGTCTGGCGTACCTGACCGCTTTGGAAGAAGGCAATTATGACCTGCTCCCCGGCCGCGTCTACGGCGTCGGATTTATGCGCAGTTATGCCAAGTATCTCGGTCTCGATCCGGCGCCGTTGATCGAAGCGATGAAACATGATTGGAAGACCGAGGAAGAGGAATCGCCACTAGTCACAGAGGAGAGGGAAAAAGCGTATTCAGCCCCGAGAACGGGCGGCATCGTCAAATACGCCGGTTACGGCCTGGCGGTTGCCGCCATTGCCGGACTCGTCTTCGTATCGGCTCGGTTGCCGGACAAGGACCAACTGGAGCCGAACCGACCGGATGGCAGGGTGGCCATCAACAGCACTAAACCGTCCGGCCCTGCAGCTGCCGATGGTACGGGGGCGTTGGGCAGCTCGGGGGTGCTAGGGGCATCGCCGGGAGCCCAGGCGTCCAACGGCGCAGGGGCCGATCCGGTATCCCTCGCTCCTGGCCTTTCTCCGGTTGAACCTGCGGTGGCACAACCTGCTGCCAACGGAGAAAAGGCCCCCGGCGTGCCCGCTGTGGCGCCGGCGCCGAGCGGCGTGGCCGTGACTTTGCGGGTCGTGCAGGACAGATGCTGGATGTCGGTTAGCCAAGACGGCCAACCTGCCTATGAAGGAATGGTGAACGTCGGCGACGCCATGACCTTCACGGGCAAGGACAAGGTCAATGTGGTGCTTGGCAACGCTGGCGCCGTGGAAGTTATTCTGAATGGAAAAAGTCTTGGCACTCTCGGGGACGTGGGACAGGTCATCAAAGAAGAGTTTGTTCCCCTGACGCAAAACCCGGGTTGAGACCCGGGTTTTTGGTTAACACAAAGGAGGAAAAGGTTATGGCCAAGGATGCATCCTTTGACATCGTATCTCAGGTGGATGAACAGGAAGTGACCAACGCCGTCCATCAAGCGGTGAAGGAGATGGAGCAGCGTTTCGACTTCAAAGGCAGCAAGAGCGAGATCCGCCAGGAGCAAGGCGCCATCATCCTCGTCTCCGATGATGAGTTTAAGCTGAAAAACGTCACCGACATCCTGGAAGCGAAGATGGTCAAGCGCGGCATCTCCTTGCGTGCGCTCAGATACGGCAAGATCGAGTCGGCTGCCGGTGATATGGTCCGGCAGAAGGTCGACCTGGTTCAAGGGATCTCCAAGGAGAATGCCAAAAAGATCACCAAACTGATCAAGGACAGCAAGATCAAGGTTCAGACCTCCGTGCAGGGCGACCAAATCCGCGTGAGCGGTAACAAGCGTGATGACCTGCAAGCTGTCATCGCTTTACTGCGGAAGGCTGATCTGGATATTGAGTTGCAGTTTATCAATTTCCGGTCCTAGACGGCGGGGAAGCTTGTTGCCAAATGTACCGTTTGTTGTTGCGTTACAGTTGATGTTCCCCCCCTGCCTGTTCGTCGGGAAAGGCGCCGGTCATGCACAGACCGGCTGGGTAGGAATTTGTATCCACAGCATTACGTGAAGTACTCGATCTCAGCATCGGGAAACCGTTCGAGCAGCGCTGTCCGGAGGAGATTCTTCATCGACTTGGCCGTCTCGTCGGGGTATACATACTTGCCCATGCCGTATTTGCCGTACTTGAACTTGCGCTCCTCCTCGTCCATGTCAAGTCGGGATTCGGGAAAGCGCTCCAAGATCACCTTTTTGGCCCTTGCCGTAAATCGGTGCTGGATCAATTCAAAGGTCACCGGAGGAGAAAGGGGCTGGATCGACGCCAGCTCCCTTTTTAAATGGTCGAAGAGCTGGAGGTAGTCCTCCTCCCAGCCGGGGTAGACCATGATCGGGGCGATGATGAACCCGAGGGGATAGCCGGCGCGGGCCACTTGCGTGGCGGCAGCGATGCGCTCCGCGACAGGAGGCGTTCGGTGTTCAAAATCGCGGACGACGCGCGCACTGTTTAAGGAGAAGCGAAAGCGTGTGTGGCCGTTATGACGGGCTTTGAGCAGCGGTCCCACGCCGGTGAACTTGGTGACGAAACGGAGGCGGCCATGCTCCTGGGCGCCGAAAAACTCAATCGTCTTGAACAGCGAGCCTGTCAGATGCTCGACGCTCAGCGGATCGCCGGAACTGGCTACTTCGAAGGTAGTCGTTTTCGGCGTATTTTTTTCGATGTACTTGGCCGCTTGGTCCAGCATCTCTTCCACATTGACGTAGACGCGAAGGTAGGGACGTTGACCGAGAGTCGTCTGCAAGTAGCAGTACTCGCAGTGGCCGGGGCAACTTGTCATCAGGGGAAACTGGTAATCGGCCGATGGGCGGCAGGTGGGAAAACGCAGGTCCCGTTTGACGCCGACGACGAGGGTCTTTTTCGCCTCGGCGTACTTCTGGTTCGGCGTATCCCCCGGCAGGCCCGTGACGCGGTTATGAGAAGGGATCTGTCGGGTGGGAAGACCCAACTCGCGGCAGAGGGCGACGATCTTCTGGCCGAGCGGGTAGGCGAGGGCTTCCCCTTCAAAAAAGACCCGCTGGGGGACGTAATGCCATTTTTGCTGCTCTTGGGGCTGTTTATTCGACTGTTCATTCGGTAGCTCTTTGGGTTGCTCCTGGGGTCGCTCTTTCCATTGGTTCAACGGGGCACCTCCTTAGGAGAAGTTTTCCCGCTGATGAGCAAGAAAAAAGCCCCCCTCGGAGCAGGTCCGGGTGGACTTGTTCAAGAAAGCGGGGAATTTACTTTAGTCCCCGGTAGGGCGTTACACCGTCATAGGTGAGGATGGCCCTGTACATGTCCGGACGCCGATCGCGGAAGACGCCCCAGGCGGTTCGCATGCGGGCGCATTCGTCGAGGTCGAAGGTGGCCGTCAGCACCGTCTCAGAGGTGCGGTCCGCCTCGGCCACCTTTTGGCCGAAGGGGTTGGCGATAAAGGAAGAGCCATAGAAGTCGATCTCCGACGTGCTGAAGGTCTCTTTGCCGATGCGGTTGGATGCGACGAGCGGGACCAGGTTGGCGCCGGCATGGCCCTGCATGCAGATCTGCCAGTGGTCCTTCGAGTCGATTCCCGGCTCTTCAGGCTCGGAGCCGATGGCGGTGGGGTAGAGGAGGATCTCGGCCCCCATCAAGGCCATGCAGCGGGCTGCTTCGGGAAACCACTGGTCCCAGCAGATACCCACGCCGATCTTGCCGTAGCGGGTCGTCCAGACCTGAAAGCCCGTGTCGCCGGGGTTGAAGTAAAACTTCTCTTCATAACCGGGGCCGTCGGGGATGTGAGTCTTGCGGTAGACGCCGAGGATCTCGCCATCAGCGTCAATCATGGCGATGGAGTTGTAGCGGGCGTTGTTTTTCTTTTCGAAAAAGCTGATCGGCAGAACAACGCCCAGTTCTTTGGCGATGGGCTGAAAATGGCGCACGGCGCTGTTGTTCTCCGTCTCCGTGGCCAGGTCATAGTGCTCGGGCCGTTCGGTCTGGCAGAAGTAGGGCGCTTCAAAGAGTTCCTGCAATAAAATGACCTGGGCGCCCTGGCGGGCCGCTTTCCGGACGAGTTTTTCCGCCTTGGCGATGTTGGCATCCACATCCCAGGAACAACTCATTTGGGTGGCGGCGACGGTGACCTTGCGCATGGGATCCCTCCGAATTGCTGCTATTTGGGCATCTGCTGGGTGGCGCAGTGGATGTTGCCACCACCGGTGAGGATGATTCGACTCTCGATGGGCACGATGGTCCGGTCAGGGAAGACGCGGGCCAGGATGGCCTCGGCCTGTCGGTCCGTCTCGGCGCATTCGCCGCCGAAGATGGGGAGGATAATGCCGCCGTTGACGAAGTAGAAGTTGATGTAGCTGGCAGCCATGCGGACGCCTTTATGGTAGAGGGCAGGAGGCTGCTCGATGGGGATGATCTCCAAGGAACGTCCCTTGGCGTCGACGGCCTGCCGGAGGATCTCCAGGTTCTCGCGGCTGATGGCGTAGTTAGGATCCTCTGGGTCGGAGCAGACCTGGAGGAGCACTACGCCCGGCCGAGCGAAACAGGCCACATTGTCCACGTGCCCATCGGTATGGTCGCCGCAGAGGCCCTTTTTCAACCAGATGATCTTCTCAACGCCCAGGTATTGGCGGACCTGCGCGTCCAGTTCCTCGCGGGTCATGTGGGGGTTGCGGTTTTTATTGAGGAGGCACTCTTCTGTCGTCAGGAGGGTACCTTCGCCGTCGACGTGGATGGAACCGCCCTCCAGGACAAAGGGAGCGTCAAAACGGCGGATGCCGAAGTGGTCGAGCAGTTGGGGCGCTACGAGGTTGTCCAACTCAGAGGGGAACTTGTTGCCCCAAGCGTTGAACTGCCAATTGACGCCGGCCAATTCGCCGGCGGCGTTTTTAAGGAAGGTGGGGCCGCTGTCGCGGATCCAGGAGTCGTCGTACTCCATGGGGAGAATATCGACGGAGGGACCGCAGATCCGAGCGGCCTCCTCAACAAGTTCCGGCAGGACGACCATCGTGACAGGTTCAAAGCGGGCAATGGCCTGGGCCACCCGGGCGTAGGCTTGACGGACCTCATCGAGTTCGTCGGGCCAGGTCGTATCGTCGATGGGCCAGACGATGAAAGTGCGTTGATGGGGCGCCCATTCGGGGGGCATGGCAAAGCCGGATGCTTGCGGCAGGGACATGAGATCTTCTCCTTTGTTTGGCGATTCGACTTATTATAACATGGGGAGAAGGGCAGTAGAAATGTATTGACCACTGTTACCGCTGGCAGCGAGCGATAAAAAATGAAATGCCGCCAGGCAAAAGGATGAACTTATGAAAGACTGCCGTCAAAGGAGGTTGTTCTACCCCGAGAATAAACCGCCACTGACGGTCATCCAAATGGGAAGGCTCACCGCCATTGACAGGACACGCCGTTCCGTCAATGAGGGTGAGCCAATATATTGCCTATGGTGGGCGATAACGGAATCGAACCGCTGACCTCTTGCATGTCAAGCAAGCGCTCTAACCATCTGAGCTAATCGCCCCTATGAAAATGGTGCGCCCGGCAAGAATCGAACTTGCGCACCTGGTTCCGGAGACCAGCGCTCTATCCACTGAGCTACGGGCGCCTACTAGCGACGAACACTAATATACCAAAATCATTGCGCGCTGTCAACAGCAGTTTTTTCGGGGGAAAAAAGAAGGCAGGATCAATCCTGCCCCTGCACATCGTTGATGCCGTAGCGGAAGAAGTGATTCTTGAGGTGCTGAATCGTTTTTTCAGTGACGCCAAACTCCTGGGCCATCTCCATGTCCGACTTGTCGGCGGCGACACCGGCGATGAATGTATCGAAGTCGACGCCCATCTCATGGGTCTTGTCGACCAGACTCTCTCGCATCCCCCAAGGTGCACCCCGTGTGGAGAATTGGCTGGTCTCCTGACTCTTTGGTTTCCGGGGATGGACCCCTTGTTCTGTGACGTGGCCGTACAGATCCGAACGAGCGTCCAGGGCCACCCGGGTCGCCGAGCCGAGATCTTCGGGAACAAACTTATCCGGCAAAGGACGCTGGTCACCTTTACCTTGCGACCCCCCCATGATTTTCCCTCCCTTGACCGTCCTGTTCACGGATAGTATCGGGTAGAGCGTTCAAACCTATGCCGCCAAAGAAATTGTAATTTTTTACCGTATGGTGCGGTCGAGAGAACTTGAACCCCTATAGCTGTGCGACCACCAGAACCTGGGCCGCCGTCAGAGCACCTGCGTCTTAAGTGTCTGCCAATTCCGCCACGATCGTCCAGAGAAGAATGGTCGGAGCGACAGGTGTAGCCAGCCTAAGACAGCATTCTAATAATATAAAATGTAATTATATGATAAAAAATTATTTCCGTCAAGTAAAAGGCCGTGATAAAATTCGCCATCTGATTTTCCGCCATTGGCGGGGAAAGCTAAGGACTGTAAATCATTGAAGGGCTGGTGATGAATGCGTGCGCTTCGATATCATCGTCATAGGTTCTGGAGCGGCAGGCTTGTCCACGGCGATTCAACTGGCCCGGTACAATCATTCTGTGCTGGTCTTCGACGGTGGGGAAGGGCGGACTTCCTGGGTCCCCAGGTACCATAACCTGCTGGGATATCCTCAGGGAATTTCGGGCAAAGAACTGCTGCGTCTCGGTCGTGAACAGGCCCAACTGTATGGGGCAGAGATTGTTAAGAGTCAGGTGGGGCGGATCGAGAGGACAGGAGACGGTGATTTTACCGTCACCACAAGCAGCGCCGATTACCGCAGTCGCTATCTTGTCTTCGCTACGGGGTTGACCGACAATCAGCCGGAGATCCCCAATCGCTACGAGTTCGCCGGTCGTTCCCTCTATTATTGTCTCGACTGTAACGGCTTTGAGTTCATCGGTCAGAAGGCGGCTGTGCTGGGACATAGCAGCGGGACTATCCGTAGCGCCTTCGCCTTGCTCGATTACACCCACCATGTCTTCATCGCTACCAACGGACACCCGCTGGAAGGGCGTGAAGAGTATGGCGATCTCCTCAAGGAATACAAGATCGACGTGATTGAGACGCCGGTGGAACGCTTCCAGGGAACGCCGGGGGGGAAGGGGAAGTTGAAGGCTCTTTCCTTTCAAGACGGTTCGGTACGCGACGCGGACGTAGCCCTCTCCACCTATGGTACGCAGGGCAACAGCAAGCTCGCCCAAGAACTGAATGTGGCGGTAAACGAAACAGGCCACATCGTCGTCAATGAGTTCAT from Heliomicrobium modesticaldum Ice1 encodes the following:
- the mnmH gene encoding tRNA 2-selenouridine(34) synthase MnmH; this translates as MEIPITIDKALSGQFGPLIDVRSEGEYTEATIPGAVNIPLLSNEERARVGTIYKQRGPAEARKVGLEIISPKLPELYRNAQAVAGNGPAVLFCWRGGMRSKTAATVLNLMGMETYRIEGGYKAFRRYVNEYLERRIGLWPFLLLHGNTGVGKTEILSALAKGGAGTIDLEAIAENRGSVFGHIGYSSIPSQQTFEGRLVMALNACQDKPSIFMECESRRIGRVILPQNFFRRMQEGERILLYAPMAVRIQRLVDVYASQADRGKLLEAMGRLEQRLGKAWVKQLTLWIEQEDYAAVAEVLLREYYDPLYGYPNGPSRHYPFAVDASSVTEAVNLLMLYNEARFQKGGHVDGKPRACAPASQGTEATLFAPGGSGNEHPSGVPDRFGRRQL
- a CDS encoding YlzJ-like family protein codes for the protein MILYTPVPMETIFQGTTPDVPAMSIVSFKGRTVMAYNRGDGRYELTRLLTTEPKDYLDPELQPGREIFPD
- a CDS encoding YajQ family cyclic di-GMP-binding protein is translated as MAKDASFDIVSQVDEQEVTNAVHQAVKEMEQRFDFKGSKSEIRQEQGAIILVSDDEFKLKNVTDILEAKMVKRGISLRALRYGKIESAAGDMVRQKVDLVQGISKENAKKITKLIKDSKIKVQTSVQGDQIRVSGNKRDDLQAVIALLRKADLDIELQFINFRS
- the splB gene encoding spore photoproduct lyase, with amino-acid sequence MNQWKERPQEQPKELPNEQSNKQPQEQQKWHYVPQRVFFEGEALAYPLGQKIVALCRELGLPTRQIPSHNRVTGLPGDTPNQKYAEAKKTLVVGVKRDLRFPTCRPSADYQFPLMTSCPGHCEYCYLQTTLGQRPYLRVYVNVEEMLDQAAKYIEKNTPKTTTFEVASSGDPLSVEHLTGSLFKTIEFFGAQEHGRLRFVTKFTGVGPLLKARHNGHTRFRFSLNSARVVRDFEHRTPPVAERIAAATQVARAGYPLGFIIAPIMVYPGWEEDYLQLFDHLKRELASIQPLSPPVTFELIQHRFTARAKKVILERFPESRLDMDEEERKFKYGKYGMGKYVYPDETAKSMKNLLRTALLERFPDAEIEYFT
- the aguB gene encoding N-carbamoylputrescine amidase, whose product is MRKVTVAATQMSCSWDVDANIAKAEKLVRKAARQGAQVILLQELFEAPYFCQTERPEHYDLATETENNSAVRHFQPIAKELGVVLPISFFEKKNNARYNSIAMIDADGEILGVYRKTHIPDGPGYEEKFYFNPGDTGFQVWTTRYGKIGVGICWDQWFPEAARCMALMGAEILLYPTAIGSEPEEPGIDSKDHWQICMQGHAGANLVPLVASNRIGKETFSTSEIDFYGSSFIANPFGQKVAEADRTSETVLTATFDLDECARMRTAWGVFRDRRPDMYRAILTYDGVTPYRGLK
- a CDS encoding FtsK/SpoIIIE family DNA translocase; translated protein: MANMFHQLKEDLKYEMAGLGVLAVAVFAIVSLFTVGANPLVLPSAGAGAVGQFFYNSLSIAAGQGKILFPIFLAYIGVKLMTQRAQFAIGRKLAGFTASYMILLTFLHLMLPIGGSDWQAGMEGKGGGVLGASVAILLKTLFGTIGTYVVLIALILAAVLFAFEVSLVQLVGLLFAGLVGWYGRARGALGKFLFTVVEEEELVPKKAVEKKGRRKKTEGPSPAKGSQDIPLVIFDHEKDRPEWLKQIEKPIDKAATESAVPNGSAIIRPATPENPELENRGALLDDRAPLIIQHFDDDEPPKEPSIDDTLVEAKRHRETTMPGLAETAAGDLADRELSAGVSWTGSEGNATENVTAELLDENRESGVPGGTKAKAGTSAASSGLPEYTLPPLSLLHRSLRVKSPRLDHDITENVRILEETLNNFGVRVKVTQVNRGPAITRYEVQPAPGVKVSKITNLADDIALSLAAGAVRIEAPIPGKAAVGIEVPNKEVTAVTFREVLETNEFQQAASKLTIALGKDIAGAPVVTELNRMPHLLIAGATGAGKSVCMNALISSILFKAKPNEVKFLMIDPKMVELTQYNGIPHMIAPVVTDAKKAATALKWIVNEMENRYELFAASGVKDITRYNQFKAIDNPDGPQPALPYVVVLIDELADLMMVAAVDVEDAICRLAQMARAAGIHLVIATQRPSVDVITGIIKANVPSRIAFAVSSQIDSRTILDQAGAEKLLGRGDMLFSPVGSNKPLRVQGCYVSDKEVETVVEFLKTQGLPEYQEGVIKAQEQAEAPEEDDDELFVDAVRVLLDSGQASISMLQRRLRVGYARAARLIDIMEQRGIVGGYEGSKPREILISKVQFEAKYGSAKNTGS
- a CDS encoding helix-turn-helix domain-containing protein encodes the protein MEAETNIRLAYLTALEEGNYDLLPGRVYGVGFMRSYAKYLGLDPAPLIEAMKHDWKTEEEESPLVTEEREKAYSAPRTGGIVKYAGYGLAVAAIAGLVFVSARLPDKDQLEPNRPDGRVAINSTKPSGPAAADGTGALGSSGVLGASPGAQASNGAGADPVSLAPGLSPVEPAVAQPAANGEKAPGVPAVAPAPSGVAVTLRVVQDRCWMSVSQDGQPAYEGMVNVGDAMTFTGKDKVNVVLGNAGAVEVILNGKSLGTLGDVGQVIKEEFVPLTQNPG
- a CDS encoding ClpP family protease, which codes for MVEQFEETPDVEPKTAKPGPAEGAPLKPEESRGRRIDALKELGETEVPGAKSNIHCLTIVGQVEGHMILPPQNKTTKYEHILPQLVALEQSKDIEGVLLILNTVGGDVEAGLAIAEMVASLSKPSVSIVLGGGHSIGVPIAVSADYSMIASTATMTIHPIRLTGLVIGVPATFEYLEKMQDRVVAFVTRNSRITPEKFKELMFKTGELTRDIGTVVVGKEAVEYGLIDAVGGISEAVKKLNELIEERRNNKGLLQ